In Candidatus Nitronauta litoralis, one DNA window encodes the following:
- a CDS encoding DUF420 domain-containing protein, protein MNEFLKTPGFIVSTGTIGADISYLLAVVFTTLFLIAWGMAKKGYGTRHHKLILISMVSMVLYFVGYYYARSLGALAFEGKEGFGGPVETYEGVFLPVLNTHLILVLFGFILTFYMIWEGFRASNKENGEWALKSGPMKVSPQKFRRLVLGILGIGAANHLLQWVARDQFPWQAQMAYGLIFLTFVLIVSIEKLIEKLLPDGATRHRILGRITMVVFALILCTSTATYLMLYVFYPANPAGS, encoded by the coding sequence ATGAATGAATTCTTAAAAACTCCTGGTTTTATTGTCAGCACCGGAACGATAGGGGCAGACATCAGCTATCTTCTGGCTGTCGTGTTCACCACGCTGTTTCTTATTGCCTGGGGCATGGCTAAAAAAGGGTACGGTACCCGTCACCACAAGCTGATCCTGATCTCCATGGTTTCCATGGTCCTGTACTTCGTGGGTTATTATTATGCACGGTCATTGGGAGCACTGGCATTTGAGGGCAAGGAAGGGTTTGGGGGCCCCGTGGAAACCTACGAGGGCGTATTTCTCCCTGTATTAAATACACACCTGATTCTGGTGCTGTTTGGTTTTATTCTCACTTTCTATATGATCTGGGAGGGGTTTCGGGCGAGCAATAAAGAAAATGGGGAATGGGCCTTGAAATCGGGACCAATGAAGGTTTCCCCACAGAAATTCAGGCGGCTGGTTTTGGGAATTCTTGGCATTGGGGCAGCCAACCACCTCCTGCAATGGGTTGCAAGAGATCAGTTCCCCTGGCAGGCACAAATGGCCTATGGCCTTATATTTCTAACCTTTGTGCTCATAGTCAGTATTGAAAAACTGATCGAGAAACTGTTGCCGGATGGTGCCACACGGCACCGGATTTTAGGCCGAATTACCATGGTGGTTTTTGCACTCATTTTATGCACCAGTACAGCCACCTACCTGATGCTTTATGTATTTTACCCGGCAAACCCGGCAGGCAGTTAA
- a CDS encoding histidine phosphatase family protein produces MRHGEVANAHNICLNGHFDVDLSDRGRAQSQVLANQFSAFPVNAVYSSDLKRTSEGADLISNPHDLTPSYCPELRELSFGKWEGMSVKELNEKHPGMLEQRFQNPDTFQADGGESFLDLSNRVLPRFHEIAQKHLGETIAIVAHGGVNRVVLCDLLGFPLKNLFRISQEYAAVNRILYRPDSPLVDFVNGTAQQLA; encoded by the coding sequence ATGAGGCATGGAGAGGTTGCCAACGCACACAACATCTGCCTCAATGGACATTTCGATGTTGATCTCTCGGACCGGGGTCGTGCCCAGTCGCAGGTGTTGGCAAACCAGTTTTCCGCGTTTCCTGTTAATGCGGTTTACTCCAGTGATCTCAAGCGCACAAGCGAAGGGGCTGACCTGATATCCAACCCGCATGACCTGACACCTTCCTACTGTCCGGAGCTTAGAGAGCTCTCATTTGGTAAATGGGAAGGGATGTCAGTCAAGGAATTGAATGAAAAACACCCCGGTATGCTTGAACAACGGTTTCAAAACCCGGATACATTTCAGGCCGACGGCGGTGAATCTTTTCTGGACCTGTCCAACCGTGTCCTGCCCCGCTTTCATGAAATTGCCCAGAAACATCTGGGAGAAACTATCGCCATTGTGGCCCACGGTGGGGTCAATCGTGTGGTGCTTTGCGACCTGCTTGGGTTTCCGCTGAAAAACCTGTTCCGGATCAGCCAGGAATACGCAGCTGTCAATCGTATCCTGTATCGACCCGATTCCCCGCTGGTCGATTTTGTCAACGGTACCGCCCAGCAACTCGCCTGA
- a CDS encoding ATP-binding cassette domain-containing protein, translating to MPRFLIQIENATVVLKNHTALKNVSWTHRPKENWVLFGNNGSGKTTLLKLIFGELLPLEGGRVSWFGSHVWRGLAEIRERIGFVSAEFQQNYDQNPTALEVVITGFFSTIGLWEKETSQQTRSAKEMMRFLGIAALARKHFYSLSYGEQRRVLLARALVAKPELLVLDEPCAGLDIPTREGFLAALEMLSQTGTRLIYVTHHVEEILPSITHVLYLKKGEVFSQGKKKDMLTDKNISRALGCSIKLTRHENRYWVSGCQYKGFI from the coding sequence ATGCCCCGTTTTCTAATCCAAATCGAAAATGCTACCGTTGTTCTAAAAAACCACACCGCACTGAAAAACGTTTCCTGGACCCACCGCCCCAAGGAAAACTGGGTTCTGTTTGGAAATAACGGCTCCGGCAAAACCACACTGTTGAAACTGATTTTTGGAGAACTGCTACCGCTGGAAGGAGGCCGCGTTTCCTGGTTTGGTTCCCACGTCTGGCGTGGCCTGGCTGAAATCAGGGAACGTATTGGATTTGTTTCAGCTGAATTCCAGCAAAACTACGACCAAAATCCCACGGCTCTGGAGGTAGTGATCACAGGTTTTTTTTCAACCATTGGTTTGTGGGAAAAGGAAACTTCACAGCAAACCCGGTCTGCAAAGGAAATGATGAGGTTCCTTGGTATTGCGGCTCTAGCACGTAAACATTTTTATTCCCTTTCCTACGGTGAGCAGCGGAGAGTTTTGCTTGCCAGGGCCCTGGTGGCCAAACCGGAACTACTGGTGCTGGATGAACCCTGTGCAGGTCTTGATATCCCTACCCGGGAAGGATTCCTGGCAGCTCTTGAAATGCTATCCCAAACAGGAACCCGCCTGATTTATGTCACACACCACGTTGAGGAAATTCTTCCTTCCATAACCCATGTTCTCTATCTGAAAAAAGGGGAAGTCTTTAGCCAGGGGAAAAAAAAGGACATGTTAACTGACAAAAATATCTCCAGAGCGCTTGGGTGTTCGATCAAACTGACCCGGCACGAGAACCGTTATTGGGTATCTGGTTGTCAATACAAGGGATTCATCTAA
- a CDS encoding tetratricopeptide repeat protein — protein MKRLIYILSLLFVLACVSPGHADEALDWYLKGNTLSREGNYDAAVDAYLKAIRINPDATGPFYNMGIAYKRLGQFPQAAGAFEAAHRLEPDNLNIRFSLGNIYNLMERWEEAIGHLNYVVHRDPENAEAHGNLGWAFLNFDKGPPFKMLVIANLEKAVSLFEAQGLKQPALATQETLEQARKKFGYKKE, from the coding sequence ATGAAACGTTTGATCTATATTTTATCTCTGCTCTTCGTTTTAGCGTGTGTCTCCCCTGGACATGCGGATGAGGCACTCGACTGGTATCTCAAGGGAAACACACTGAGCCGTGAGGGGAATTATGATGCGGCTGTCGACGCTTACCTGAAAGCCATTCGAATCAACCCGGACGCCACAGGCCCTTTTTACAATATGGGTATCGCCTATAAGCGACTTGGGCAATTCCCCCAGGCGGCAGGAGCATTTGAGGCAGCACATCGACTTGAACCGGACAACCTGAATATCCGGTTCAGCCTGGGAAACATCTACAATCTAATGGAGAGGTGGGAGGAAGCCATCGGCCACCTCAATTACGTCGTTCACCGCGACCCGGAAAACGCCGAAGCCCATGGCAATCTGGGTTGGGCTTTCCTGAATTTCGACAAAGGCCCGCCGTTCAAGATGCTCGTCATTGCAAATCTGGAAAAAGCTGTCAGCCTTTTTGAGGCACAGGGTTTAAAACAACCGGCCTTGGCCACCCAGGAGACCCTGGAGCAGGCGCGGAAAAAATTTGGCTACAAAAAAGAATAA
- a CDS encoding M18 family aminopeptidase has protein sequence MKLTKIELKKTDQLLKFIDRSPTPFHAVNELGNLLGEAGFERIWEEDSWNLKKGGCYFLTRNESSLIAFAVGTKPVEENGFCIVGAHTDSPNLRLKPNPVYDNAGYTQLGVEVYGGALLGTWTDRDLGLSGRLVIKSKTRGTESRLIKIDSPLLRIPQLAIHLNRNVNEKGLLLNAQQHLPPVFGLTGAGNKLEQDFRELIAREAKVKSAEILGVDLMLHDIQPSAIGGPNDEFIFAPRLDNLASCHAATLALIEAPKKTAATRVLAFYDNEEVGSETAQGGASPFLSDTLERLTLGTEDPRQAYMRAVAQSFFISADMAHAVHPNYADMHDSRHWPAINSGPVIKTNAGQRYATDGETGARFSTLCQKAEIPVQQFAMRSDLRCGSTIGPITAANLGIRTVDIGNPMLSMHSIREMAGTKDHPALIRVFKEFFKGEF, from the coding sequence ATGAAACTTACAAAAATTGAATTAAAAAAAACTGACCAACTTTTGAAATTTATTGACCGAAGCCCGACTCCCTTTCATGCGGTGAATGAACTTGGAAACTTGCTTGGTGAAGCCGGCTTTGAACGAATTTGGGAGGAAGATTCATGGAACCTGAAAAAAGGCGGATGCTACTTCCTGACTCGAAATGAATCTTCCCTTATAGCATTTGCGGTTGGAACCAAGCCGGTAGAAGAAAACGGGTTTTGTATAGTCGGGGCACATACCGATAGTCCTAACCTGCGGCTAAAGCCCAACCCTGTTTATGATAATGCCGGTTACACTCAATTGGGTGTGGAGGTATATGGGGGTGCGTTGCTGGGAACCTGGACAGACCGGGATCTGGGGCTCTCAGGAAGGCTGGTTATAAAATCGAAAACCAGGGGAACCGAATCGAGGTTGATCAAAATAGACAGTCCTTTGTTGCGCATACCGCAACTGGCCATTCACCTCAATCGTAACGTCAATGAGAAAGGTTTGTTGCTGAATGCCCAGCAACATTTACCTCCTGTGTTTGGCTTGACGGGAGCAGGAAATAAACTGGAGCAGGATTTCCGCGAACTTATTGCCAGAGAAGCCAAAGTTAAATCAGCCGAGATTTTAGGTGTCGATCTGATGTTGCATGATATCCAACCCTCAGCTATTGGGGGTCCCAATGATGAATTTATTTTTGCTCCGCGACTGGACAATCTTGCTTCCTGCCATGCGGCGACTCTGGCGTTGATCGAGGCTCCAAAGAAGACGGCAGCCACTCGCGTTCTGGCTTTTTATGACAATGAAGAGGTTGGAAGCGAGACGGCGCAGGGAGGCGCCTCGCCGTTTTTAAGCGATACACTGGAACGGTTGACCCTGGGAACGGAAGATCCTCGCCAGGCTTACATGAGAGCCGTAGCCCAGTCCTTTTTTATTTCGGCGGACATGGCCCATGCGGTCCATCCCAATTATGCGGACATGCACGATTCAAGGCATTGGCCTGCAATAAATTCGGGACCGGTGATCAAGACAAACGCCGGACAGCGCTATGCCACTGACGGGGAAACCGGTGCCCGTTTTTCGACGCTGTGCCAGAAAGCGGAAATACCTGTTCAGCAATTCGCTATGCGATCAGATCTCCGTTGCGGCAGTACGATTGGGCCAATCACGGCAGCCAACCTTGGCATCAGAACTGTGGATATTGGCAACCCCATGTTGTCCATGCATTCCATCCGGGAGATGGCAGGGACAAAAGATCACCCAGCGCTGATCAGGGTGTTCAAGGAGTTTTTTAAAGGGGAGTTTTAA
- a CDS encoding biopolymer transporter ExbD encodes MHFKREEEDSFALELTPLIDVVFLLLIFFMVSTAFVDFPRRMEIALPTSKSSSEDKQPSKMEIEMTVNKQIFLDGKLVTISELEKRVTDLPRPEKLNVLIRADKNLDFGNIVEVMGILQNAKVVDIGVATK; translated from the coding sequence ATGCATTTTAAAAGAGAAGAAGAGGATAGTTTTGCGTTGGAACTCACCCCGTTGATCGACGTGGTGTTTTTGTTGCTCATTTTTTTCATGGTGTCCACCGCGTTTGTCGATTTTCCCCGCCGCATGGAAATTGCCTTGCCCACATCCAAGTCCTCATCCGAAGATAAGCAACCCAGCAAGATGGAAATCGAGATGACAGTCAATAAGCAGATTTTTCTCGATGGAAAACTGGTCACCATTTCCGAACTGGAAAAAAGGGTGACGGATCTCCCACGTCCCGAAAAACTGAATGTCCTGATCCGGGCCGACAAAAACCTGGATTTCGGAAACATAGTGGAGGTGATGGGGATACTTCAGAATGCGAAGGTTGTGGATATCGGGGTTGCTACTAAATAA
- a CDS encoding MotA/TolQ/ExbB proton channel family protein, translating to MTNRIFRVSIPALVLTFLATASSALAQQKAPVVTTNWSLISIFQKGGWMMYPITLCSIFVVGIGIERAYSLRRKNIINPDFLRKVRTHWNWKDIQLGLQLCKTYDNALARILKAGLLRFGGKVDEIERAIEGAGQHEASLLTSNLRLLGAVANITPMLGLLGTVFGMIKAFNVISQSGTGNPGLVASGISEALITTAAGMLVGIPALALYHYFRGRIDSFVFEMEEISVQLVEELNYEMVRNRKLEQQKDVEGRGSKSRVP from the coding sequence ATGACCAACCGGATTTTCCGGGTTTCAATTCCCGCCCTGGTTCTCACCTTCCTCGCAACAGCCTCATCCGCCCTGGCTCAACAAAAAGCTCCGGTCGTCACAACAAACTGGAGCCTGATTTCTATTTTCCAAAAAGGTGGATGGATGATGTACCCCATCACCTTGTGCTCGATTTTTGTTGTTGGGATCGGGATCGAGCGTGCCTACAGCCTTCGTCGTAAAAATATTATCAATCCCGATTTCCTTAGGAAAGTTCGTACCCACTGGAACTGGAAGGATATTCAGTTGGGCTTGCAGCTATGCAAGACTTACGACAATGCTCTGGCTCGAATTCTCAAAGCGGGGTTATTAAGGTTTGGTGGCAAGGTTGATGAAATTGAACGGGCGATTGAAGGTGCTGGCCAACACGAAGCCTCGCTCCTGACCTCTAACCTGAGATTACTGGGTGCAGTGGCGAATATCACCCCCATGCTCGGGTTGCTCGGTACGGTGTTCGGCATGATCAAGGCTTTCAACGTTATATCACAAAGCGGGACCGGAAACCCCGGGCTTGTTGCCAGTGGTATTTCTGAAGCTCTGATCACAACCGCTGCCGGTATGCTGGTGGGCATTCCTGCCCTGGCCTTGTACCATTATTTTCGAGGACGGATTGACAGCTTCGTTTTTGAAATGGAAGAGATATCAGTGCAATTGGTTGAAGAGTTGAATTACGAGATGGTCCGTAATAGAAAACTGGAACAACAAAAGGATGTCGAAGGCCGGGGTAGTAAATCCCGCGTTCCTTAG
- a CDS encoding outer membrane protein assembly factor BamD: protein MILQHKNTAIWLGFFLIFWAAGSGCTSTERKFIPPQKLLKKAKNEIRHNNFEDAQNSLTQLMEDSPDSKERIISQLLLAEVHYRQEQWQEAKFNLNRFVELYPAHKLAPRAQYLKAMAEFRQIDISLRDQSFTHAAKSEFEKLVQIYPKSPYSKKGQKRIQECIDNLAQNELEVGRFYFRTNAYQSAILRFKTILEEFPEQRFLDEVIFLLGESYYEEESYQEAKTYYKKLLKEHPRSEFRQDARARLRQLR, encoded by the coding sequence ATGATTCTACAACACAAAAACACCGCAATATGGCTGGGATTTTTCCTGATTTTCTGGGCCGCAGGATCTGGATGCACCAGCACAGAACGAAAATTCATTCCACCGCAGAAATTGCTTAAGAAGGCAAAAAATGAAATCAGGCATAACAACTTTGAAGATGCCCAGAATAGCCTGACCCAGTTAATGGAGGATTCTCCCGACAGTAAGGAGCGGATCATCTCCCAACTGTTGCTGGCGGAAGTTCATTATAGACAAGAGCAATGGCAGGAGGCAAAGTTTAATTTAAATAGATTTGTTGAACTTTACCCGGCACACAAACTGGCTCCCCGGGCTCAATACCTCAAGGCTATGGCCGAATTCAGGCAAATAGATATTTCACTTAGAGACCAGAGCTTTACCCATGCAGCAAAATCCGAGTTTGAAAAACTGGTGCAAATCTACCCGAAATCGCCTTATTCTAAAAAAGGACAGAAAAGAATTCAGGAATGTATCGACAACCTGGCACAGAATGAGCTGGAGGTCGGGCGATTTTATTTCAGGACCAATGCCTACCAGTCAGCAATTCTCCGGTTCAAAACTATTCTGGAGGAGTTTCCTGAGCAACGGTTCCTGGATGAAGTGATTTTTTTACTGGGAGAGTCGTATTACGAAGAGGAAAGTTATCAGGAAGCCAAAACCTATTATAAAAAGCTGTTAAAGGAACACCCCCGAAGCGAATTTCGGCAAGATGCGCGGGCTCGTTTACGACAGCTAAGATAA
- a CDS encoding RNA polymerase sigma factor RpoD/SigA produces MADKKKSKSKVSRTSKKSKKAEANSSSGDTLNQYLSDISQLKPLSREEEANLAIQIREGNTQSMQELVKRNLKYVVTVANRYRGCGVPMQDLIEEGNIGLIQAAKRFDESHHVKFITYAVWWIRQAILHFLAEQSGTVKLPVKQAGKLYKIERKFTSMAQDLEREPTSAEVAKDMGLSVEEIENIMRAYRTHLSLDTPLKKDEVTEYIDLLENPEFIPYDDQMMRESLSAKVNSLLKHLNEREEKILRLRFGFNGDAKTLEEIGKELGLSRERVRQIEKRAKARLRSRSDEEHMEDHLV; encoded by the coding sequence ATGGCTGACAAAAAGAAATCAAAATCGAAGGTGTCCCGCACCTCAAAAAAGTCCAAAAAAGCTGAGGCCAATTCATCCTCAGGCGACACCCTTAACCAATACCTTTCAGATATCAGTCAGCTCAAACCCTTGTCGCGTGAAGAAGAAGCCAACCTGGCCATTCAGATTCGTGAGGGCAATACCCAATCCATGCAGGAGCTGGTGAAGCGTAATTTGAAATATGTGGTTACTGTTGCCAACCGCTACCGGGGTTGCGGGGTCCCAATGCAGGACCTGATTGAAGAAGGCAATATTGGACTCATTCAAGCTGCCAAGCGGTTTGATGAAAGTCACCACGTCAAGTTCATCACCTATGCTGTCTGGTGGATTCGGCAGGCCATCCTTCATTTCCTGGCAGAACAATCTGGCACGGTGAAACTCCCCGTCAAACAAGCCGGTAAACTTTATAAAATAGAACGTAAATTCACAAGTATGGCGCAGGATCTGGAACGCGAACCCACGTCTGCAGAAGTCGCAAAGGATATGGGTCTCAGTGTCGAGGAAATTGAAAACATCATGCGTGCCTACCGCACCCACCTTTCGCTCGACACTCCACTAAAAAAAGATGAAGTGACCGAATACATTGACCTTCTCGAAAACCCGGAGTTTATTCCCTACGATGACCAGATGATGCGGGAATCCCTGTCTGCCAAGGTGAACTCGCTTTTGAAACACCTCAATGAGCGGGAAGAAAAAATCCTCCGCCTCCGCTTTGGTTTTAATGGGGATGCCAAAACACTGGAGGAAATTGGAAAAGAGCTCGGATTGTCCCGGGAGCGGGTCCGTCAGATTGAAAAGCGGGCCAAAGCCCGGCTGCGTAGCCGCAGCGACGAAGAACATATGGAAGACCACCTGGTCTGA
- the plsY gene encoding glycerol-3-phosphate 1-O-acyltransferase PlsY has translation MNLLIILCLTAYLLGSIPFGVIFARLNKVDLRKHGSGNIGATNVARTLGKKLGVLTLVGDALKGVAAVALADALQTNPVHIAIAGLLAFLGHLFPVFLKFRGGKGVATGLGIFLYLMPIPTLASMAVFGVSLWMWNFVSLSSIVAAATIPLLAFFFSMEQAYAALASVVAVLVIIRHHANISRLMKGTENRFPSKS, from the coding sequence ATGAACCTGCTTATCATTCTGTGCCTCACCGCCTACCTGCTCGGATCGATTCCCTTTGGCGTCATCTTCGCGCGCCTCAACAAGGTCGATTTGCGCAAGCACGGAAGTGGCAATATTGGAGCGACCAACGTTGCGCGAACTCTTGGTAAAAAACTCGGAGTGCTCACGCTTGTTGGCGATGCATTGAAAGGTGTCGCAGCCGTGGCACTTGCCGATGCCCTCCAAACCAATCCGGTTCACATAGCCATTGCCGGGTTGCTCGCTTTTCTAGGCCACCTGTTCCCGGTTTTCCTCAAATTCAGGGGTGGCAAGGGTGTGGCCACGGGCCTGGGTATTTTTCTCTACCTGATGCCGATCCCCACGTTGGCATCAATGGCTGTATTTGGGGTCAGCCTCTGGATGTGGAATTTTGTTTCTCTTAGTTCAATAGTGGCAGCGGCCACTATTCCACTTCTGGCTTTCTTTTTTTCTATGGAACAGGCCTATGCAGCCCTGGCGAGTGTTGTGGCGGTTCTCGTCATCATCCGGCATCATGCCAACATTTCACGGCTGATGAAGGGGACCGAAAACAGGTTTCCGTCCAAAAGCTGA
- the ftsY gene encoding signal recognition particle-docking protein FtsY, with protein sequence MGVMESESTQEESKGGFFSRLKKGLVKTRKNISGSLENLVQGRAKVGPELLQEIEEALLVSDAGLGTTSKIIEALESEVSENRIRESDEVMARLKAMMVEILEGPGKETDYSEHAPYVILVIGINGSGKTTTIGKLASHWNDGGHKVLLAAGDTFRAAAIDQLKTWADRTGVSIISQPHGADPSAVAFDAVQAAVSRKMDRVLVDTAGRLQTNANLMEELKKIKRVIGKVHEGAPHATWLVLDAGIGQNSISQAKLFHEALGVDGLIMTKLDGTSKGGVLLNITDTMGLPVKFIGVGEGADDLQPFNASEFVDALLSRDSEN encoded by the coding sequence ATGGGTGTTATGGAATCTGAAAGTACACAGGAAGAATCAAAAGGCGGGTTTTTCTCGCGTTTGAAAAAAGGCCTTGTCAAGACCCGAAAAAATATCAGTGGGAGTCTTGAGAACCTGGTGCAGGGTCGAGCCAAAGTCGGCCCCGAACTGCTACAGGAGATTGAAGAGGCGTTGTTGGTATCCGATGCGGGGCTGGGCACCACCAGTAAAATTATTGAGGCACTTGAATCCGAGGTGTCGGAAAACCGGATCCGGGAATCTGACGAAGTCATGGCGCGTCTCAAAGCCATGATGGTCGAAATTCTGGAAGGACCGGGAAAAGAGACAGATTACTCAGAGCATGCGCCCTACGTGATCCTGGTCATTGGCATCAATGGGTCTGGCAAAACAACCACCATAGGGAAATTGGCCTCTCATTGGAATGATGGTGGTCATAAGGTATTGCTGGCTGCGGGAGATACTTTCCGGGCAGCGGCCATTGATCAGTTAAAAACCTGGGCAGACCGGACTGGAGTATCCATTATCAGCCAACCTCACGGTGCAGATCCTTCCGCTGTTGCCTTTGATGCCGTGCAAGCGGCAGTGTCCCGAAAGATGGACCGGGTATTGGTGGACACCGCCGGGCGTTTACAGACCAACGCCAACCTCATGGAAGAGTTAAAAAAGATCAAGCGCGTGATTGGCAAGGTTCATGAAGGGGCACCACACGCCACCTGGCTGGTGCTGGATGCCGGTATAGGTCAGAACAGTATTTCCCAGGCCAAACTGTTCCATGAAGCACTGGGAGTGGATGGCCTTATCATGACCAAACTAGACGGAACTTCCAAAGGCGGGGTGTTGCTCAACATCACCGACACGATGGGGCTGCCGGTAAAATTCATTGGAGTAGGGGAGGGTGCGGACGATTTGCAACCCTTCAACGCCTCAGAATTTGTTGATGCACTCCTGAGCCGCGATAGCGAAAACTAA
- a CDS encoding radical SAM protein, with translation MNIVVANSVGVDQNGYHLVHVPSRWSLGVKNHTNCGYYPWELAYTSSLLKRETNHNVKFLDGILNGWDFETYFTHLEKEQPDWLIMESSSRTWGEDKRLAQAAQKEFGTRVIFTGQHPMARPEEVSQVAEHVCLGEYEFTVLDIISGKEAAGLPGVYPNERAGLIDVNALPFPEDNDVSRMDYHEPNCIYRQIQMYGSRGCPRRCNFCAAATLYYDELNWRPRDVHDVVKEIGTLHSKYPEMEGVFFDEEAHNIRPSYNIALAQAIRAEGLGHLKYEAMCEYASLDPEAMREMKQAGYYKIRFGIETGSDAVAGSMTLGKKHDLEKMWRMLRVGKDLGLMFYGTISVGGLGSSEEEDRKTVDLVYDLTSLGLLDEVQVSINTPQPGTDFYESVKAKGWLKQIESYDDFDGNGQVCVNYPHYPAEKIQASFQAALQAFDRGKEKARSASLKSELEKSLNPIKPGSRVLTLRSVRTWMISILLDTLQNKAGQATDLLGQNVILDHFNEHPAVRKTFSYGDGFFSPEQFPPELESRIRQAAYDWVIVPMANHHMEGYANALGVARKLGASHLLGVFADGSSKELA, from the coding sequence ATGAACATCGTCGTAGCAAATTCCGTCGGGGTAGACCAAAACGGATACCATTTGGTACACGTTCCTTCGCGCTGGTCGCTCGGTGTCAAAAATCATACTAATTGTGGGTACTACCCCTGGGAACTGGCCTACACTTCCAGCCTGCTGAAGCGGGAAACGAATCACAACGTAAAATTCCTGGACGGTATTCTAAATGGCTGGGATTTTGAAACTTACTTCACCCATCTGGAAAAGGAACAGCCAGACTGGCTGATCATGGAAAGCTCTTCGCGCACCTGGGGTGAGGATAAACGGCTTGCACAGGCAGCTCAAAAAGAGTTTGGCACCCGGGTGATTTTCACAGGTCAACACCCGATGGCGCGTCCCGAGGAAGTCTCCCAGGTAGCAGAACATGTCTGCCTCGGTGAATACGAATTTACTGTGCTCGATATAATTAGTGGCAAAGAGGCCGCAGGTCTTCCCGGGGTTTATCCGAATGAACGAGCCGGTCTGATTGATGTGAACGCTCTGCCTTTCCCTGAAGACAATGACGTCAGCCGGATGGATTACCACGAACCCAATTGTATTTATCGGCAAATTCAAATGTATGGCTCGCGTGGATGCCCCAGGCGTTGCAATTTTTGCGCAGCGGCTACCCTGTATTACGATGAACTCAACTGGCGCCCGCGAGATGTCCACGATGTCGTCAAAGAAATCGGCACCCTTCATTCAAAATATCCTGAGATGGAAGGGGTCTTCTTTGATGAAGAAGCGCACAACATCCGGCCCAGCTACAATATCGCACTGGCCCAGGCTATCAGAGCTGAAGGGCTGGGCCACCTCAAATACGAAGCTATGTGCGAATACGCATCGCTGGACCCGGAGGCTATGCGTGAAATGAAACAGGCCGGGTATTATAAAATCCGATTTGGTATTGAAACCGGCAGCGATGCTGTAGCCGGATCCATGACTCTAGGAAAAAAACACGACCTCGAAAAAATGTGGCGCATGCTGAGAGTGGGAAAAGATCTCGGACTTATGTTTTACGGTACCATCAGTGTCGGGGGTCTCGGTTCCAGTGAGGAGGAAGACCGTAAAACCGTTGACCTGGTTTATGACCTCACCAGCCTCGGGCTTTTGGACGAAGTTCAGGTTTCAATCAACACCCCTCAGCCAGGGACGGATTTCTACGAAAGCGTGAAGGCTAAAGGGTGGTTGAAACAGATCGAAAGTTACGACGATTTTGATGGCAATGGCCAGGTTTGTGTGAACTACCCCCACTACCCTGCGGAAAAAATCCAGGCATCTTTTCAAGCTGCCCTGCAGGCATTCGACAGGGGAAAAGAAAAAGCCCGCAGCGCATCTTTAAAATCAGAACTTGAAAAATCTCTAAACCCAATCAAACCTGGAAGTCGTGTCCTGACTTTACGAAGCGTTCGGACATGGATGATTTCTATCCTTCTGGACACGTTACAAAACAAGGCTGGCCAGGCAACCGATCTGCTGGGGCAGAACGTTATCCTCGATCATTTCAATGAACACCCTGCGGTACGTAAAACTTTCTCCTATGGAGATGGTTTTTTCTCCCCAGAACAATTTCCACCTGAACTCGAATCCAGAATCAGGCAGGCCGCTTACGACTGGGTCATTGTACCGATGGCCAACCACCATATGGAGGGTTACGCCAATGCCCTTGGTGTAGCTCGTAAACTAGGCGCTTCCCATCTTCTGGGAGTGTTTGCAGATGGTTCATCAAAAGAATTAGCCTGA